The Salinibacterium sp. NK8237 nucleotide sequence CTCGCCCTAAAATCTTGCCCAGCATTACCACTGTCGCCCTTGCGCTTGCCTTGACTTTCGTCGGCGCACTGCCAGCGAACGCCGCCGCAACGTACCTCGTCAGCAGTTGGGGCGGCATGCCAGACGCGTTCGCTTACGCGTCCGATGGCGGCACCGTGAAACTCATTGCCGATATCGTTGCTCCGGCAGGCAGGTCAATAACGGTCAAACCGGGCGAATCGATCACGCTTGACCTCAACGGGCATGACCTCACCGTCAACAATGACGTCCCTGACTCTCTGGCGGCGATTGAGGTTCCCAGCACCTCCACGCTCACCATCGTTGCCCCCGGCGGCGGAACGCTCACAGCAACCGGAGGCCGGTACAGTGCGGGCATCGGCGGCAATGAAGGCAACGCTGGCGGCTCCGTCATTGTTAACAGTGGCACCATCACCGCACAAGGCGGCCGCTTCGGCGCGGGAATCGGCGGCGGAGACGGAGGCGATGGCGGCACCACCACCGTCAACGGCGGCACCATCAGCGCGATCGGAGGCTTCGCGGCCGCAGGCATCGGCGGCGGCCAGGAAGGCGACGGCGGCTCCGTCATCGTCAACAGCGGCACAATCCTCGCAACCGGCGGCTACCACGGCGCAGGCATCGGCGGCGGCCTTAACGGCAACGGCGGCACCACCACCAACAGCGGCACCATC carries:
- a CDS encoding InlB B-repeat-containing protein, with translation MPRPKILPSITTVALALALTFVGALPANAAATYLVSSWGGMPDAFAYASDGGTVKLIADIVAPAGRSITVKPGESITLDLNGHDLTVNNDVPDSLAAIEVPSTSTLTIVAPGGGTLTATGGRYSAGIGGNEGNAGGSVIVNSGTITAQGGRFGAGIGGGDGGDGGTTTVNGGTISAIGGFAAAGIGGGQEGDGGSVIVNSGTILATGGYHGAGIGGGLNGNGGTTTNSGTITATGGNRSAGIGGGLNGNGGTTSQSGGTISAIGGFAAAGIGGGQEGDGGTTTVSGGTLDATGGGSGAGIGGGYQGNGGTTILTGGTTTATGDNSGAGIGGGQDSSSSGVLDIHGIGAPGAATNGGDPNGALITNSTTPVGIGYTAATATVGSGGQISVEFVRIATFDAAGGTATDTAFVAIGDTLTEPTDPTRSGYTFAGWT